From Homo sapiens chromosome 6, GRCh38.p14 Primary Assembly, the proteins below share one genomic window:
- the TOMM6 gene encoding mitochondrial import receptor subunit TOM6 homolog: MASSTVPVSAAGSANETPEIPDNVGDWLRGVYRFATDRNDFRRNLILNLGLFAAGVWLARNLSDIDLMAPQPGV; this comes from the exons ATGGCTTCCAGCACTGTCCCGGTGAGCGCTGCTGGCTCGGCTAATGAAACTCCCGAAATACCGGACAACGTGGGAGATTGGCTTCGGGGCGTCTACCGCTTTGCCACTGATAGGAATGACTTCCGGAG GAACTTGATACTAAATTTGGGACTCTTTGCTGCGGGAGTTTGGCTGGCCAGGAACTTGAGTGACATTGACCTCATGGCACCTCAGCCAGGGGTGTAG